ACGCATTCTCCCCTCTCCACCCGGAGAGGGGAATTTCAGCCCCGCTCGCAGATCCGCTGTTCTTCCCTGCAACACTGAATAAATTCTCTGAAGCCTCCTTCCCGTTCCCCTTTTTGCCTCTCGTTTCTGCTCTTTCTCGCTGACAAAGTAGCGCCACTTTGCATAAGGAGCAGATATGGACAGACAACAAGGCTTCACACTCATTGAGCTGATGGTGGTCATTGGCATCATTGCGATTCTGAGCGCTATCGGCGTTCCCGCCTATCAGAACTACCTGCGCAAGGCGGCGCTGACCGATATGCTGCAAACCTTCGTTCCCTACCGCACGGCCATCGAGCTTTGCGCGCTGGATCACGGTGGCGTGGAGAGCTGCGACGCCGGCAGTAACGGTATCCCTTCCCCCACCACGACACGCTACGTTTCAGGAATGAGCGTGGCGAAAGGGACCGTGACCTTAACAGGACAGGAGAGTCTTAACGGGCTGACGGTAACCATGACGCCACGGTGGAGCGACGGCAACGGTATGACGGGCTGGACGCGCGACTGCAACATCAGTGCTGACAGCGCCCTGAAACAGGCCTGCGAAGACGTTTTCCGCTTCGACAATAACTGAGGAGCGGATAATGAATACCGATCAACTCGTGGCGCTTTGTCAGCGCCATCACGCACTGCTGCTCACCAGCGACAGTGACATGGTCAGCATCGCCGTCGTGGGCAGCCCCGCGGCTGAACTCATGGAGGCGCTGCGCTTCGCGACCCAGAAACGGATTGATATTGAGTGCTGGAGCGCTGAGCGCATGGAAAAACACCGGCAGCTAACGTCACAATCGCATCTGCCCGTCGTTTCGCAAACACACTCGACGGTGGATATCCTCAACCACACGCTGCAGCAGGCAATCAACCAGCGCGCCTCCGACATTCATATCGAACCGATGGAGCATGCATGCCAGATTCGGTTACGCATCGACGGGGTTCTTTGCCCCCAGCCTCCGCTTTCCGCCTCGCTGGCAAGCCTGTTCAGCGCACGTTTAAAGGTGCTGGGTAACCTGGATATTGCTGAACGTCGTTTACCTCAGGACGGTCAGTTTACGATTGAGCTGGCAAACGAGCCGGTCTCGTTTCGGATCGCGACGCTTCCCTGCAGCGGTGGCGA
This region of Enterobacter asburiae genomic DNA includes:
- the ppdD gene encoding prepilin peptidase-dependent pilin, with product MDRQQGFTLIELMVVIGIIAILSAIGVPAYQNYLRKAALTDMLQTFVPYRTAIELCALDHGGVESCDAGSNGIPSPTTTRYVSGMSVAKGTVTLTGQESLNGLTVTMTPRWSDGNGMTGWTRDCNISADSALKQACEDVFRFDNN